CCGGCTTACCAAGCCGAGCTGGAGAAGAGGATTTCATGGCAGCTGGACCAGGCTAGCTTGAAAGAGCTTATGTTACCCTCTTTTAGTCACACGTGTGGGACGTTGTTGGATGTTGAGCTGGTTTTGAGATTGGTTAAGGGGTTTGTGAATTTGGATGAAGCCGTTAGAGGTGGAGCGGCGCTGGTTAAGGTGGCGAAGCTCGTGGACTCTTACCTCGCTGAAGCCGCCGTGGACTCGAACTTGAGCCTGCCGGAGTTTGTGGCGCTGGCTGGAGCTCTGCCCGGCCATGCCCGTTTGATCGATGATGAGTTGTACCGTGCCATTGATACATACCTCAAAGTAAGTTTTTGGTACTCATGGAGTATTAGATATTCATCACTAGCTGCGTGCACACATTACGAATAAGAACCTTAGCCAACAGGGCTGAACCCATTTTATTATGATTACAAGTTTGAGCACACTTCTCTCACGAGTGATTGGTCCCACAAATTTTAGACCCATATCTTGTAGAGTTGAAATTCtcgttatttatttttttgggataataGGATGTCTGAGAATTCTTTTCGCTAATTCTTCCTCCTTCGCTGGTCCTTTAACACAAAACGGGCTTGTTTAGTACGTAAATTTGGATTTCATTAAATGAGGATTTTAGACTTCAAAAGTAAATCGAATTTAGGCCATTTTGTGGTTGTAGAAGATGAACTCGAATCTCCTCTTCGTGAGAAGGCTATGTCTGAAATTGTACATGTTCTGTCACTTGTCTAAGCACAAAATTACTTCTCACTAATACGAGTTCCTCACTTGCATTGTCGTTGCGCAGTAGCAATTTGTGTTTCCCTCTAGTTTGTGTTTTTTGACCCTGAGAGCGATAACTCACTATCCAGACTTTGGACTATCTGAAGAATTCAAAAGGGAAACAACTTAAACTGGGTCCTAAGGCAGAGGATTTATCTGTGTTGTCACCAGCACCAGATTCTTTAATTcatactgatttttttttggaaagttggTACTTGAGGGCAAAATGGGATGATTGGCAACAAGTTTCCTATATCCTGACAACTGTAGCCAAACATTCCCAAAATTGGATTAATTTGTGTTGTCCAACTATAAAAGTGAATGTAAATTGGCTTTTGGCACTGTACCATTATCCATCCATTCTAGCAGAATGGAGCTTTATCTGTTGTATTTTGGATCATCCTCCCACTGCTCTgcatttttggattttcaaatgaAAGAAATTTATCTTCTCACATAATTTTAAAGGTATCTACATACATAGAATAAGGTGACATTGTCTCTATTGAAATCATGAGAAAAATTCGGAATACTTTTATATAGTAGCTCGGACCCAATGGTCTTGGATTTCTCGCGATCATACCTCCAATTGTACGTAACCCACATTGTCATTGCTCTCGGACAACTGAACAATTGTTGGAGAAAACGGTGGGTGTTTCTTTTTAATTCAAAGGGCAACGAAAGTCCAGTATATATCGAGTTCCCTTGTTCTTTTCAACCAGAATTTGCTGCCAAGGAGGAATTTAGTATTGGGTCTTCCTTAAAACACAGTGAAGGCTGATGCTCTTTTAGATCAGTTTTGTGTTTGTTCTTGCATTGGGTGAACTTTCGGCTACCAGCTTAGTTGCCATAGCTTTATACTTCATTCTCTGATCGGAGTCGTTCGATCTGTGTGGGTTCCACATGCGTTGTATGAGATCACATTGTACTTGACGGTTCTGAATCTATACTACTCCATAGCACTACTCCTAATCTTGATATGGACTCATTTTTTACACGCAAATATAATCTCTCCTTGGCAGGCACATCCAGGGGtgtcaaagaaagaaagaaagtccCTATGCAGACTAATGGACAGCCGAAAGCTCTCCCCAGAAGCCTCCCTCCACGCGGCTCAAAACGAACGCTTACCGGTTCGAGCCGTGATCCAAGTGCTCTTCTCCGAGCAAACCAAGCTCACCCGTCAATTCGATTGGAGCGGTTCCTTCAGCGCTTCGAGGAGCCCCAACTTTGGGCTTCTCGATCCGGCTGCTCGGTGCCTATCCAAGCGTGAAATGACGGCCCAGCAGATGGAGATAAAGCGGCTGAGGGACGACGTGCTTAGGCTGCAGAGCCTGTGTATTTCCATGCAGGGGCAGATTGAGAGGATGTCGGAGAAGAAGAATAAGGGGTTCTTTAGGTGGAAGAAGTTGGGAATTGGGTTTAGAAGCGGCGGCGGTGTGGTTGATGAGGGGGAAGGGGAGTATGGGCGGCAGACACCGGTGGCCGGTGTGAAGAGTAAGTTGGTGCAGGGGAGGACTCCTAAATGGAGTAAGTCTGTTTCTTGAAAAGTCAAATTAATGGTTGGTTTTCATGGGCTATGTTGTTAATTTTGTAAGGGAATCGATTtttatactctcttttttgatatccacactcatttttttttgtcttttagcaaaaaaaaaaaccgtaccatttcaacactaaaatt
This DNA window, taken from Rhododendron vialii isolate Sample 1 chromosome 8a, ASM3025357v1, encodes the following:
- the LOC131335459 gene encoding root phototropism protein 3, whose protein sequence is MRKLESPEPYIPPQFMAECWFDDVCILDMDYFVKTLSGVTAKGVRPDLVGSLITHYACKWLPELSGDESAEKSGPTTTTTTNSEEPSPESTATASWMKKRFFVETLVGILPPEKDSIPCDFLLRLLRAANRVGVDPAYQAELEKRISWQLDQASLKELMLPSFSHTCGTLLDVELVLRLVKGFVNLDEAVRGGAALVKVAKLVDSYLAEAAVDSNLSLPEFVALAGALPGHARLIDDELYRAIDTYLKAHPGVSKKERKSLCRLMDSRKLSPEASLHAAQNERLPVRAVIQVLFSEQTKLTRQFDWSGSFSASRSPNFGLLDPAARCLSKREMTAQQMEIKRLRDDVLRLQSLCISMQGQIERMSEKKNKGFFRWKKLGIGFRSGGGVVDEGEGEYGRQTPVAGVKSKLVQGRTPKWSKSVS